In Oryza sativa Japonica Group chromosome 2, ASM3414082v1, the following are encoded in one genomic region:
- the LOC4328347 gene encoding uncharacterized protein isoform X1, producing the protein MAKDGKPVQKEEAICPVKLLLLALIATRLLIFSHVVDGNSPVPVEAVEADIKDDDAARGHQLLRKATGEQVVGQVEVMPSHAQQSMPFRHDMAMPLSCDSPARNRRRELFSCSRHAMVELAMESSSNNKAAAARPEKGIPSLLLHRECGASFMISPITAVFGLRIWQLIFVREKLHCSVRIYIHN; encoded by the exons ATGGCGAAGGATGGCAAGCCGGTACAGAAAGAGGAAGCTATCTGCCCAGTAAAACTGTTGTTGCTGGCGTTGATTGCAACCAGGCTCCTCATTTTCTCCCATGTGGTGGATGGAAATTCTCCT GTCCCCGTCGAGGCGGTTGAAGCTGACATCAAGGACGATGATGCTGCCAGAGGACATCAGCTCCTCAGGAAGGCCACCGGAGAGCAAGTTGTAGGACAGGTTGAG GTGATGCCTTCCCACGCGCAGCAGTCGATGCCATTCCGCCACGACATGGCGATGCCATTGTCATGCGATAGCCCAGCAAGGAACCGGAGGAGAGAGCTCTTCTCCTGCTCAAGGCATGCAATGGTGGAGTTGGCCATggagagcagcagcaacaatAAGGCAGCAGCAGCGAGACCTGAGAAAGGCATCCCTAGCCTGCTTCTCCACAGAGAATGTGGTGCCTCCTTCATGATCTCTCCCATCACAGCAGTGTTTGGACTTAGAATTTGGCAACTAATATTTGTTCGCGAAAAGTTACACTGTTCGGTGAGGATATATATACACAACTGA
- the LOC4328347 gene encoding uncharacterized protein isoform X2, translating into MAKDGKPVQKEEAICPVKLLLLALIATRLLIFSHVVDGNSPVPVEAVEADIKDDDAARGHQLLRKATGEQVVGQVEVQQASELSKGW; encoded by the exons ATGGCGAAGGATGGCAAGCCGGTACAGAAAGAGGAAGCTATCTGCCCAGTAAAACTGTTGTTGCTGGCGTTGATTGCAACCAGGCTCCTCATTTTCTCCCATGTGGTGGATGGAAATTCTCCT GTCCCCGTCGAGGCGGTTGAAGCTGACATCAAGGACGATGATGCTGCCAGAGGACATCAGCTCCTCAGGAAGGCCACCGGAGAGCAAGTTGTAGGACAGGTTGAGGTACAGCAAGCTTCTGAGCTCTCCAAGGGATG GTGA
- the LOC112937935 gene encoding uncharacterized protein, with protein MQKEEGMCPLKLLLLALIATRLLIFSHVVEGNAPVNRLLEIFSTWRGRSGDDEFSSCNSPSRRLKLTSRTTMLLNISSDGSSLESKLYDRLSRDKLVSSLRDDEMHPCRPLEASNSSVTAPSSPQMIPSQVQQSVLFCHDAARPPSCDSLVRNWRRERLSLSVHEPTGEMKVNSSNTRTGPKKFMQNLLVLLLHEKCGIGFMVCISWKL; from the coding sequence ATGCAGAAAGAGGAAGGTATGTGCCCACTAAAACTGTTGTTGCTCGCATTGATTGCTACCAGGTTGCTCATTTTCTCCCATGTTGTGGAGGGAAATGCTCCCGTAAACAGGTTGCTTGAGATATTCAGTACCTGGAGAGGCCGGTCAGGTGATGACGAATTCAGCTCCTGCAATTCTCCATCCAGGCGGTTGAAGCTGACATCAAGGACGACAATGCTGCTGAATATCAGCTCTGATGGAAGCTCACTGGAGAGTAAGTTGTATGACAGGTTgagtcgcgacaagctggtgaGCTCGCTCAGGGATGATGAGATGCACCCTTGTAGGCCTCTTGAGGCCAGTAATAGCTCAGTTACTGCACCATCTTCTCCACAGATGATCCCTTCCCAGGTGCAACAATCTGTACTATTCTGCCATGACGCAGCGAGGCCACCATCCTGCGATAGCCTGGTGAGGAACTGGAGGAGGGAgcgcctctccctctcggtGCATGAACCGACAGGTGAGATGAAGGTGAACAGCAGCAACACAAGAACAGGGCCAAAGAAATTTATGCAAAACCTGCTGGTTTTGTTGCTGCACGAAAAATGTGGTATTGGCTTCATGGTTTGTATCAGTTGGAAGCTGTGA